From one Desulfobulbaceae bacterium genomic stretch:
- a CDS encoding SH3 domain-containing protein, which translates to MFQKFSPPPLWLSLCLLTLFLAAPGHAAEYVSVNKDGANIRSGPDTKNDLLWEVYKDFPLQVIKRQKDWAQIKDFDGDQGWIFINLISKDKRVIVKANSVNMRSEPNTDAKVVATVKYGVVFTPIEKKGPWLKVKHEDGTSGWISSSLVWPSDIL; encoded by the coding sequence ATGTTTCAAAAATTCTCGCCCCCACCCCTATGGCTTTCACTTTGTTTACTCACCCTCTTTCTTGCCGCACCTGGCCATGCAGCCGAATATGTCAGTGTCAACAAGGATGGCGCCAACATCCGTTCAGGCCCTGACACCAAGAACGACCTCCTCTGGGAAGTATACAAGGACTTCCCTCTGCAAGTCATCAAACGCCAAAAAGACTGGGCCCAAATCAAGGATTTCGACGGCGACCAGGGCTGGATCTTCATCAACCTGATCAGTAAGGATAAGCGAGTCATCGTCAAGGCAAACAGCGTCAATATGCGGAGCGAACCAAACACGGACGCAAAGGTCGTGGCCACAGTCAAGTATGGGGTGGTCTTCACTCCGATCGAGAAAAAAGGCCCTTGGCTGAAAGTTAAACACGAGGACGGCACCAGCGGCTGGATCTCAAGCTCCCTGGTCTGGCCGAGCGATATTTTGTAA
- a CDS encoding TlyA family RNA methyltransferase, giving the protein MKHRLDSLLVNAGLAPTTEKALALILAGQVTVAGHRADKPGLLLNEGTEITLKESACPFVSRGGMKLDKALDTFQIDPNGLICADIGASTGGFTDCLLQHGATKVYAIDVGYGQLAWSLRQDSRVIVMERTNARHLTPAMFPDPINLAVIDAAFISLKLLLPPLLPLFKQHPIAILALIKPQFEVDRGATVSGVVSEPALHQQVIDNILTFCHGLGLTDHGVTDSPILGPKGNKEFLVYLTGTGPLSIELSP; this is encoded by the coding sequence ATGAAACACCGTCTTGACAGCCTCCTGGTCAACGCAGGACTGGCTCCCACCACCGAAAAGGCCCTAGCGCTGATCCTGGCAGGTCAAGTTACAGTTGCTGGACATCGGGCCGACAAGCCAGGGCTGCTGCTGAACGAAGGGACTGAGATTACACTCAAGGAGAGCGCCTGCCCATTTGTGAGCCGCGGCGGCATGAAGCTTGACAAAGCGCTCGACACCTTCCAGATCGACCCCAACGGACTTATCTGCGCCGACATCGGCGCCTCCACCGGCGGGTTTACTGACTGCCTGTTACAACACGGCGCAACAAAGGTCTATGCCATTGATGTCGGGTACGGCCAGCTCGCCTGGAGCCTGCGTCAAGACAGCCGGGTCATTGTCATGGAACGGACCAACGCCCGCCATCTTACTCCAGCCATGTTTCCAGACCCCATCAACCTGGCCGTAATCGATGCCGCCTTCATCTCACTCAAACTGCTACTCCCCCCCCTGCTGCCCCTGTTCAAGCAACACCCCATCGCTATCCTGGCCCTGATCAAACCGCAGTTCGAAGTGGATCGCGGAGCAACCGTGAGCGGTGTCGTGTCCGAGCCAGCGCTCCACCAACAGGTGATCGACAACATCCTGACCTTCTGCCACGGACTAGGCCTCACCGACCACGGCGTAACGGATTCTCCGATCCTCGGTCCCAAAGGCAATAAGGAATTTCTCGTGTACCTTACCGGAACAGGGCCTCTATCAATAGAATTATCCCCATGA
- a CDS encoding DUF3047 domain-containing protein → MKYSITLIIILLLPLPTLSAATPETVITLDDYHSGISPKWKEKKFKGQTHYQASLKDGLPCISATSSASASGLFYEISYDPETSPLLTWQWQIDNVLTTGDATKKSGDDYPARIYVVFPSAFFWRTKALNYIWDTRLPVGTFIANAYTSNAMMIVVESGPEKKGRWISEKRNIRDDFIKAFGEPPPKVGAIAIMTDTDDTGETAQAWYGPIQIRKTMP, encoded by the coding sequence ATGAAATATTCCATCACCCTCATAATCATCCTCCTACTCCCTCTCCCTACGCTATCTGCAGCAACACCAGAGACAGTAATTACCCTTGATGACTACCACTCCGGCATCTCGCCAAAGTGGAAAGAAAAAAAGTTCAAAGGCCAGACCCATTATCAGGCAAGCCTGAAGGATGGGCTGCCCTGCATCTCGGCGACCAGTTCAGCATCCGCCTCCGGACTGTTCTATGAGATCAGTTACGATCCTGAGACATCCCCGCTCCTTACTTGGCAATGGCAGATCGACAATGTTCTGACCACGGGTGACGCCACCAAAAAATCCGGTGATGACTATCCCGCCCGGATCTATGTCGTTTTTCCCAGCGCTTTTTTCTGGCGAACAAAAGCGCTGAATTATATTTGGGATACCCGCTTGCCCGTCGGAACTTTCATCGCCAATGCCTATACCTCAAATGCCATGATGATCGTTGTCGAAAGCGGGCCTGAGAAAAAAGGCCGCTGGATCTCCGAGAAACGCAACATCAGGGATGACTTCATCAAAGCCTTTGGAGAACCGCCCCCTAAAGTCGGGGCCATCGCCATCATGACCGATACCGACGACACTGGAGAAACCGCTCAGGCGTGGTACGGCCCCATTCAAATCCGCAAGACCATGCCGTAG
- a CDS encoding YbbR-like domain-containing protein has translation MIPYTPPKLSWPKDWFIKLLSLLFALFLWYFVSSEDRVDINVQIPVEIVNLPRDLIISNQYKTSLDITVSGPRGLIRKISPGITRSIDLSKATPGNMVIANEPDSISVPRGVTVLRITPTHITLSLDRLIKKTLAIKPISHGKLPEEYELKAITIQPETLDVTGPQDILGDETIIQTNPIDLSDITASTSKQISLDLKPEVAELIGASAVSAHIEINDKLIEKDLARIEISPTGLTPNLTAKLVPSRLNIRVLIPMVMAKKQSKTLGDLFSATVNLQDLPAGNHDIKPVINGPPEVTIQKISPESVGVMIQ, from the coding sequence ATGATCCCTTACACTCCCCCCAAACTCTCCTGGCCCAAGGATTGGTTCATCAAGCTGCTTTCGCTGCTTTTTGCCCTCTTCCTCTGGTATTTCGTCTCCAGCGAAGACCGGGTGGACATAAACGTCCAAATCCCTGTTGAGATCGTCAATCTCCCCCGCGACCTGATCATATCCAATCAGTACAAGACCTCACTCGACATCACCGTCAGCGGGCCAAGAGGACTGATCCGCAAGATCTCCCCAGGCATAACCCGCTCAATTGATCTCTCCAAGGCCACGCCCGGCAACATGGTTATCGCCAACGAACCTGACTCCATTTCCGTACCCCGGGGCGTGACTGTGCTGCGAATCACCCCCACCCATATCACCTTAAGCCTTGACCGCCTGATCAAAAAGACCCTGGCGATCAAACCAATCTCCCACGGGAAACTACCCGAGGAGTACGAACTAAAAGCTATCACCATCCAACCGGAAACCCTGGACGTTACCGGACCTCAGGACATCCTTGGCGATGAAACCATTATCCAAACCAATCCTATCGACCTGAGCGATATTACCGCCTCAACCAGCAAACAGATCTCTCTCGACCTCAAGCCGGAGGTGGCGGAGCTGATTGGCGCATCAGCTGTCTCCGCCCATATTGAAATTAATGACAAATTAATCGAAAAAGATCTTGCCAGAATCGAAATCTCACCCACTGGCCTCACTCCAAACCTTACCGCTAAACTTGTGCCCAGCCGCTTAAACATCAGGGTCCTCATCCCCATGGTCATGGCCAAAAAACAGAGCAAAACCCTCGGCGATCTTTTTTCAGCGACAGTCAATCTCCAGGACCTGCCCGCAGGAAACCATGACATCAAACCCGTCATCAACGGCCCGCCCGAAGTGACCATCCAGAAAATCTCCCCGGAATCCGTGGGAGTTATGATTCAGTAA
- a CDS encoding phosphoglucosamine mutase, which yields MRRLFGTDGVRGTANIYPMTSEIAMQIGRGIAFLVKDNKHGHRIVIGKDTRISGYMIENALAAGICSMGVDVLLVGPLPTPAIAFITHSMRADAGVVISASHNPFQDNGIKIFSRDGFKLPDEMEADIEDLIFSQKMAALRPVAEEIGKATRIDDAKGRYIVFLKNTFPPKYTLDNFHIVLDCAHGATYGVAPHVFEELGAKVTAIGIKPDGKNINHQCGALHPELIAAKVKEVGADIGIALDGDGDRLIVVDEKGSIIDGDHIMAICAADLMARKKLRKKTLVATVMSNLGLEIAMERMGGHLVRTKVGDRYVVEEMRANRYSFGGEQSGHLIFLDHSTSGDGTLAALQLLSIMIKHDKPVSQLATIMEALPQVLKNVRTTKRLDLDNLLDFQKACRQMEQKLGNDGRILVRLSGTEPLVRVMLEGQDHGEINQMADELCAILRKADGQ from the coding sequence ATGAGACGTCTTTTTGGCACTGATGGCGTGCGAGGCACGGCCAATATATATCCAATGACCAGTGAAATCGCCATGCAGATCGGTCGCGGTATCGCCTTTCTGGTCAAAGACAACAAACATGGACACCGGATCGTTATTGGCAAGGACACCAGGATCTCCGGATACATGATTGAAAACGCACTGGCCGCCGGCATCTGCTCCATGGGGGTTGATGTCCTCTTGGTCGGACCGCTGCCGACCCCCGCCATCGCCTTTATTACCCATTCAATGCGAGCCGACGCCGGGGTGGTCATCTCCGCCTCCCATAACCCGTTTCAGGATAACGGCATCAAGATCTTCTCCCGGGACGGCTTCAAGCTCCCCGACGAGATGGAGGCAGACATTGAGGACCTGATCTTCTCTCAGAAGATGGCAGCCCTCAGACCGGTAGCCGAAGAGATCGGTAAGGCCACCCGAATCGACGACGCCAAGGGCCGATACATCGTCTTTCTCAAGAACACCTTCCCCCCCAAATACACCCTGGACAACTTCCACATCGTTCTCGACTGTGCCCATGGAGCCACCTACGGCGTCGCCCCCCATGTCTTTGAGGAACTTGGGGCCAAAGTCACCGCTATTGGCATAAAACCGGACGGCAAAAACATCAACCACCAATGCGGGGCGCTTCACCCCGAACTCATCGCCGCCAAGGTCAAGGAAGTGGGAGCGGATATCGGCATCGCACTTGATGGCGACGGTGATCGCCTGATCGTTGTCGATGAAAAAGGGTCAATCATCGACGGTGACCATATCATGGCCATCTGCGCCGCCGACCTCATGGCCCGCAAGAAACTACGCAAAAAGACCTTGGTAGCCACGGTAATGAGTAATCTAGGTCTGGAGATCGCCATGGAGCGAATGGGCGGCCATCTCGTCCGCACCAAGGTCGGAGACCGCTATGTGGTGGAAGAGATGCGAGCCAACCGTTACAGCTTCGGCGGCGAACAGTCCGGCCACCTCATCTTCCTCGATCACTCCACCTCCGGCGACGGCACACTGGCAGCCCTTCAGCTATTGTCGATCATGATCAAACACGACAAACCGGTCTCACAACTCGCTACGATCATGGAGGCACTCCCCCAAGTACTGAAAAATGTGCGGACCACCAAACGCCTGGACCTGGACAACCTGCTGGATTTCCAGAAGGCGTGCCGTCAGATGGAGCAAAAACTTGGTAATGACGGCCGCATCCTGGTCCGCTTATCCGGCACAGAACCCCTGGTCAGGGTTATGCTTGAAGGCCAGGATCACGGAGAGATCAACCAGATGGCCGATGAACTCTGCGCCATCCTGCGTAAGGCAGATGGACAGTAA